The Candidatus Saccharibacteria bacterium genome has a segment encoding these proteins:
- the secA gene encoding preprotein translocase subunit SecA → MKTVLKRLLGGDQQGRRLKALNKRVAKINELAPDIKKLSDTQLRTRMDEIKASVRAEEVSLETQLNEVFAITREMSERVLEMRHFDVQLVGGMVLHEGDIAEMRTGEGKTLVATLPMVLNALEGKGAHLVTVNDYLAKRDAGWMAQLYDALGLSVGVIAPQQSYIYDPEYTDDSHDDERLWHLKPCSRQDAYKADITYGTNNEFGFDYLRDNMVGSPKDLRQRELHYAIVDEVDSILIDEARTPLIISAPASSSSNQYEVFSKAIRMLKPDEHYEVDEKQRSSTLTDAGVEKMQELLGIDNLYDPQHVQAVYHMDQALKAQTLFKKDKNYVVNNGEVIIVDEFTGRLMQGRRYSEGLHQAIEAKEGVNVLQESTTLATISFQNYFRLYTKLSGMTGTAETEAEEFYQIYKLDVAVIPTNKPIARVDHADKIFKTENGKFKAIIEDIQQKQADGQPVLIGTASVDKNELLSRALSKAGVKHEVLNAKNNEREAAIVAAAGEKGAVTLATNIAGRGTDIKLADGVKELGGLHVIGTERHESRRIDNQLRGRSGRQGDPGSTQFYVSAEDELIRIFSGEKMKGLMERFGVDDETPIQHKAVSRVLEQAQKKVENFNFDSRKNVVQYDDVMNRHRKSIYSLRKDILTKDQINELVEEVIRDEVDALQQAPEPKTETIVAEFKRLIPLTNAEEKKLKKVSVDNLDTELTDLAIAKHNQRKEEFGDEIMGLMEREIYLRLLDDLWMQHLENMQHLREGINWRSVGQRDPLVEYRREGQNYFEGLMVELKTRVVQLLFRTQPRIEQPTEQAEVQTELTKAAEQASTSGGGAEAPKSKTKTRTIRGSANQKDTTTKKSTERYQKRKKKNRR, encoded by the coding sequence ATGAAAACAGTACTTAAACGCCTGTTAGGTGGCGATCAGCAAGGCCGTAGACTTAAAGCGCTCAATAAGCGAGTAGCGAAAATTAATGAGCTCGCGCCAGACATAAAAAAGCTGAGCGACACACAGCTGCGTACGCGCATGGACGAAATAAAAGCGAGTGTTAGAGCCGAAGAGGTGAGCCTAGAAACACAGCTTAACGAAGTATTTGCTATCACCAGAGAAATGTCCGAACGAGTGCTTGAAATGCGCCACTTTGATGTTCAGTTGGTTGGCGGCATGGTGTTGCACGAAGGTGATATTGCCGAAATGCGCACCGGTGAAGGTAAAACGTTGGTTGCCACACTACCTATGGTGCTTAATGCGCTCGAAGGTAAGGGTGCTCACTTGGTGACCGTTAACGACTATCTGGCCAAGCGTGACGCAGGCTGGATGGCTCAGCTATACGATGCCCTTGGCCTCAGTGTCGGTGTTATTGCCCCACAACAGAGCTACATTTATGACCCTGAATATACCGATGACAGCCACGACGATGAACGCTTGTGGCACTTAAAGCCCTGCTCGCGCCAAGACGCTTATAAGGCTGACATTACCTACGGAACTAATAACGAGTTTGGCTTTGATTACTTGCGCGACAACATGGTTGGTAGCCCGAAAGACTTACGGCAGCGCGAACTTCATTATGCGATTGTTGACGAGGTCGACTCGATCTTAATCGACGAAGCTCGGACACCGCTAATTATTTCTGCTCCAGCAAGTAGTAGTAGTAATCAGTACGAGGTTTTCTCAAAAGCTATTCGCATGCTAAAGCCAGACGAGCACTACGAAGTCGACGAAAAGCAACGCAGCTCAACACTAACCGATGCCGGTGTTGAGAAAATGCAGGAACTGCTTGGTATCGATAATTTGTATGACCCACAACATGTTCAAGCTGTGTACCACATGGACCAAGCTCTAAAAGCCCAGACGTTATTTAAAAAAGACAAAAACTATGTCGTTAACAACGGCGAGGTGATTATTGTCGATGAATTTACCGGACGGTTGATGCAAGGTCGACGCTACAGTGAAGGCCTTCACCAAGCGATTGAGGCTAAAGAAGGCGTTAATGTGCTGCAAGAAAGCACAACTCTTGCCACTATTTCGTTCCAAAACTATTTTAGGTTGTACACTAAGCTCTCTGGCATGACTGGCACGGCCGAAACCGAAGCCGAAGAATTTTATCAAATATATAAACTCGATGTTGCTGTTATCCCAACTAACAAACCAATTGCTCGTGTCGACCATGCAGACAAAATTTTCAAAACAGAGAACGGTAAGTTCAAGGCAATCATTGAAGACATACAACAAAAACAAGCAGACGGTCAGCCAGTGCTGATCGGTACTGCATCTGTTGATAAAAACGAGCTATTAAGTCGCGCTTTAAGTAAGGCTGGTGTAAAACACGAAGTTTTGAATGCTAAAAACAACGAGCGTGAAGCCGCAATCGTTGCCGCAGCCGGCGAAAAGGGCGCAGTCACTCTAGCTACCAACATTGCTGGTCGTGGTACCGACATTAAACTGGCGGACGGCGTCAAAGAACTTGGCGGTCTGCATGTTATCGGTACCGAACGCCACGAGTCGCGTCGAATAGATAACCAGCTACGTGGACGTTCCGGACGTCAGGGTGACCCCGGTTCTACTCAGTTTTATGTGTCGGCAGAAGACGAATTAATTCGAATCTTTAGCGGCGAAAAAATGAAGGGGTTAATGGAGCGGTTCGGCGTAGATGATGAAACGCCAATACAACATAAAGCTGTTTCGCGCGTACTAGAACAAGCTCAAAAGAAAGTAGAGAACTTTAACTTTGATTCGAGGAAGAATGTTGTTCAGTACGACGACGTTATGAACCGTCACCGTAAGAGCATTTATAGTTTACGAAAAGACATTTTAACGAAGGATCAAATAAACGAATTGGTCGAAGAAGTTATTCGCGACGAGGTTGATGCCTTACAGCAGGCTCCAGAGCCAAAAACTGAAACAATTGTTGCCGAATTTAAGCGGCTTATTCCGTTAACCAACGCTGAAGAGAAAAAACTTAAAAAGGTATCAGTTGATAACTTAGACACTGAATTAACCGATCTAGCTATTGCAAAACACAATCAGCGTAAAGAAGAGTTTGGCGATGAAATAATGGGTCTTATGGAGCGTGAGATATATTTACGTCTACTTGATGACTTATGGATGCAGCACCTTGAGAACATGCAACATTTACGCGAAGGCATTAATTGGCGCAGTGTTGGTCAAAGAGACCCCTTAGTTGAATACCGCCGGGAAGGTCAAAACTATTTTGAAGGTCTTATGGTAGAGCTTAAGACTCGGGTCGTACAACTGCTATTTAGAACTCAGCCGCGCATTGAGCAACCTACCGAGCAAGCAGAAGTCCAAACCGAGCTAACTAAAGCAGCCGAACAGGCGAGTACCAGCGGCGGCGGTGCAGAAGCGCCAAAATCTAAAACTAAAACTCGCACAATCAGAGGTTCAGCAAACCAAAAAGATACTACAACTAAAAAGTCTACCGAACGGTACCAAAAACGTAAGAAGAAAAATCGACGCTAG
- the murD gene encoding UDP-N-acetylmuramoyl-L-alanine--D-glutamate ligase: MIEFAQKQVAVAGFGVEGQATAKFLQTRGAIVTVLDENTQLDQAGPYTFKVGKQAFSDLESYDFVFRTAGLHPRKLSVDQSKILTAYSLLLQDYRQQVIGVTGTKGKGTTSTLIGHILKAAGKDVYVAGNIGHSPLDFYDQLTADSLIVMELSSFQLIDAQQSPHAAVMLMIEPDHMDWHSNMDEYIDSKLNLVRFQSDLDIAVYNPENPNTKDISQEFEWALPYLRGTQGHVRNGYICFAENKITPVSEVGLIGPHNLENICAATTVCWYILKEQGLDEKQIITALNAAIRSFSGLPHRNEDLGEVNGVRYINDTFSANPIALQAALSSFEQPKIPIVGGFDKKVGQENIIKALIKYTDSIRHVVLIGQTAEAIAELLQHAGFSNYSILPLNTNMKTIVAMANSHAEPGDVVLLSPGHASFDMFKNYKDRGEQFKQAVAELSNE; this comes from the coding sequence GTGATTGAATTTGCACAAAAACAGGTGGCAGTTGCAGGGTTTGGCGTAGAAGGTCAGGCGACAGCAAAATTTCTTCAAACACGCGGAGCGATTGTAACGGTGCTTGATGAAAACACCCAGCTTGATCAGGCAGGGCCGTATACGTTTAAGGTAGGTAAACAAGCGTTTTCTGATCTTGAATCATACGACTTTGTGTTTCGCACTGCTGGACTGCATCCACGGAAATTATCAGTCGATCAGTCCAAAATTCTTACCGCCTACAGCCTTCTGCTGCAAGACTACAGGCAACAGGTTATTGGGGTGACTGGGACTAAGGGCAAAGGCACTACATCGACGTTAATCGGGCATATTTTAAAAGCCGCTGGTAAAGACGTTTATGTGGCGGGTAACATCGGCCACAGTCCACTCGACTTTTATGACCAACTAACTGCCGACTCATTAATTGTTATGGAGCTGTCGAGTTTTCAGCTTATTGATGCGCAGCAGTCACCACATGCGGCTGTTATGTTAATGATCGAACCTGACCATATGGATTGGCATAGCAACATGGACGAATATATTGACTCAAAACTTAATCTTGTTCGATTTCAGTCAGATCTTGATATCGCTGTTTATAATCCCGAAAATCCTAACACCAAAGATATTAGCCAGGAGTTTGAATGGGCTTTGCCATATTTGCGTGGAACTCAAGGTCATGTGCGAAATGGTTATATTTGTTTTGCCGAAAATAAAATCACTCCAGTTAGTGAAGTTGGCCTGATTGGTCCGCATAACCTCGAAAATATTTGTGCAGCAACAACTGTTTGTTGGTACATTCTAAAAGAACAGGGTTTGGATGAAAAACAGATTATTACCGCGCTTAATGCTGCAATCCGTAGTTTTAGTGGTCTGCCGCATCGTAATGAAGATCTAGGTGAGGTAAATGGGGTTCGCTACATTAACGATACGTTCTCAGCCAACCCAATTGCGTTGCAGGCGGCATTGTCTTCTTTTGAGCAACCAAAAATTCCTATCGTTGGCGGATTTGATAAAAAAGTCGGCCAAGAAAACATTATAAAAGCGCTTATTAAATATACGGATTCGATCCGTCACGTGGTGTTGATTGGTCAAACAGCTGAGGCGATTGCTGAATTACTCCAACACGCAGGGTTTAGTAATTACTCGATTTTGCCGCTTAACACCAACATGAAGACGATCGTTGCTATGGCAAACAGTCATGCAGAGCCTGGAGATGTTGTGTTGCTGAGTCCGGGCCATGCTAGTTTTGATATGTTCAAAAACTATAAAGATCGCGGTGAGCAGTTTAAGCAGGCTGTCGCGGAGCTAAGCAATGAGTAG